The Rhodopirellula halodulae sequence CGAATATAGGTAGAGTGTCGACCCCTCCCCGACAACAGCGTGCTCGTCGGTCGCAGCCTGAAACAAAGACTCGTAGGCTTGCGTTGTTTCGATTCCTTCACTGCTACGTAACCCAGGCATGTCGGAAGCCCAATAAAAAGGCTCCTTCACGAAGGAAAAGTAAATCTGCGGATGAGTCCGCAGATAGTTCGCAAGGGCCGTCGTACCACTCTTGGGAACGCCCCCGATGATGAAGTTCGGCTTCATAGTAGCTCTTAGGTTTTCGCTTGTTTCTTTCGGTTCAAAATGCGCTTACTCAATTCCAACATGCCCCTGAGATCAGTTGTTGGCGTACACCATATCTTGATTTGCCAGCGGACAATCAACATTGAAATCACATTGCGAGCACAAATCATCAAAGCGGCCATGCAGGCGGCTCCAAACAGTTGATATGTCTGGATGACCCAGGGTGCTGTGAAAACGTAAGCGATCGCCAGAAGTACCGTTGTCACCGTGGTGACGCCCAAACGATTGGTCATTCGCAAGGTCAATCCCGCGCTGCCCGCGCCAACGAAGACGACATTCGCAGCCCCAAGCAAGCACAATGATGTTGCGCCGACCGCGAAATCGGGATCGAACACCGACAGCACCGCATCTCCGAAGAACAGGAAAAGCAAGAATGCGATCAACGCTGGGGGAGTCGCAATGGTTGACGTAGTGCGCAAGAGCCTCTGCAATTGTTTCAGATCACCGGCAGAATACAGTTCGGCGATGAACGTAGGGACGGCGGCGTTGATCAACAAGAGTGGCGCACTGACCAGGGAAATCATTCGCCGTATTGCCCCCCAAGTTCCGACCTCCACATCGGTGCAATAGCGCCCAACCAACAGGGTCTCAAATTCAACCAATCCAAACACCGCCATCTGCGAGATCACGATTTTGGAGCTCTCAGCGAGAAGACTTCGGTACCCCGGCACTCGATGCGGAGACTCGACGGGCGTATCAGCATCTTGAAACGCTTTTCGCAGAACGAACACACCTAGCAACGTGATCAAGAGTGAGATCACGACGTGCACCAAAAGTGCGTCGCGTGCGTCATTGATGCTGGCCCCAAACAGCAACAAGTACAGCATCATGGACACATTGACCAATGGCCCCTCCTGAAGCCCGCCGAAAAAAGCCGCCTGTGAAAACTTTTGAAGTCCGCGGAAGCTCTCAGTGAACATGGTGATCGCGGCTCGTAAGGCGACCCAAGTCAGGATCAATGGCAAGACGGACTGTAGCGAACGGCCCAAGAGTCTGGGGTACCAATGCAGCAACATTGAAAAAACGCATGCACAGAGAACACATGCGATCGCGGACATCGCGAATACCCGCCGAAGCAATGTCCTACGCTCGTCCCGACTGACTCCCTCCTTCCGAGGACTTAATTGACGCAGCAACACGGTGCTGAGCCCGGAACATGTGATGACGGTTCCTAACGAAGTCGCACTGACGGCGATGACATAAAGAGAAATCTCGGAATCGCTGAGGTAACGACAAACCAAGCGATAGTTGTAGAGAACGCAGAAGACGGAAGCGACGCGTCCGATCAAAGCCCAGAGGCTACTGGAGGCCAGTCGGCGGAGGAGGGAATTTGGTTGTTTCGGCGTCGGCATACGCGGTTGCAGATTGGACTGTAGCGGTTGTGTGGAAGAAACGAAACGTTTTGACTCAGGACAGCGCTGGAAACTAGATACGATTCCAATGTCTTCCCAAAGACGGCTCAGCGAGCACCCAACTCGAAAAGTCTAATTGTCGCATCGCAAATTCGACACCTGTGTTTCAATGGATTGCAGTTCAATCATGCCCGGAGAACACCGTTAAATCCCGCCGAAGGCTATCTGCATCCACCTAAACCTGACTGGGAAACAGCCATGTGTCTTCGCAAAGACGGCTCGGTAAAATCGCGCCGGCAACGACTCGATTTCAGGTTCCATTCTCGCATCTGGACGCAAAGCAACCGCGGCGATGAAGCCTTAATTTTCGTGGCTCGGTTTCCAGCAGGGATTCGATCCGGGGAATGGCAGAAACGATTGAAATCCGACACGGGTGGCTTAACATGTCAGCTTCCAACTCACACCGCAGGTAAACATGGTGAAGCTTCGTCATTCGGCCGTCTATCGAAAAGGGAAAAGCCTTCTGGCGAAGCCGTTGCGGGTCCGGGCGCGACGTCGAGTTCGACGTGAATTTCCGCAAGGCTGCAGCGCCGTGCTGTGCAATTCATTTCCAAAAAGCGGAACTCATCTTCTGATCCAAGCCCTGGGAGCTCTGCCAGAAACAGAGTTCTATGGATCCTTTATCGCAAGCGTTCCGTCCATTCGATTTCGTCTCCGCTCCGATCAAGCTCACCTCAATCGAATCAAGAGCGTTGCGCCAGGCGAAGTCGTCCCTTCCCACCTTTATTACAGCCCGCCATTCGCCGACCAAATCCGCAAACAACGGATCGCTCACTTTTTCATCTATCGCGACCTGCGTGACGTGGTGGTTTCCGAGGCTTTCTACTTGCACTCGATGGCATGGTGGCACGGATTAAGCCGACACTTTCGTGCTTGCCCCAATTTAGAATCGCGACTGCTTTTGTCGATTAATGGAATGCCGGACAAACTACCGAATGAATATCCTGGCGTCGGATCGCGGTTTCGCTTTTACCAGCCCTGGATCGACGACCCGAACTGCATGGCCATTCGGTTCGAAGACTTGGTCAGCGACGAGAAACGAGAGGAAACGCTGCGTGGAATTGCAACGTTCGACCAATCCATTCGTGGCCGGGCCTATGACGTCAACGACTTCGTTTCAAAAGCAACCGTAGCAATGAATCCTGGCAAAAGCCACACATTTCGCAGCGGCAAGCGGCAGGAATGGAAAAAACACTTCACGCCGGCCATTGAGAAAGCATTCGACCGTGTCGCGGGTGAGGTCAATTCATCACTGGGATACCAGTAAGTCACTCAATCTATCGCTCCAGGGGATACGCAGAACCGTCGCCATGAAAATACTAATGCATGACTATGGAGGTTATCCGTTTCCGGTTGACCTCAGCCGTGAACTTGCGGAACGCGGCCACGAAGTGCAACATACCTACTGCGGATCACTAAAAACGACCCCCGGAAGAGGCTTCAAGCGAACAAACGAAGACGCTGCTGGTCTAACCTTTTCGGCTGTTACTCTCTCCGAGCCTCTTGAGAAATACTCTTTAATAAAGAGGTGGCGACAAGAACGACGCTATGGGCAACTAATCGCCGATCAAGTTGACATTTATTCACCGGACGTCGTCGTCTCTGCTAACACTCCTCTTGACGCTCAAAGGCCACTTCAGAACGCTTGCCGCCAAAAGAAGATTCCTTTTGTGTTTTGGCTCCAAGACATACTCAGCTTAGCGACTCAAAAGTTGCTAAGCAAACGCATTCCCGGCATTGGTCATATGATCGGCGAATACTACAAATCGATGGAGGCCAATCTTCTCAAAAACAGCGACTGGAACATTCTAATTACCAGTGATTTTGAGCCAGTGCTTCAGCGTTGGGGAATCCAACGACAGAAAACGAGTGTCATCGAAAACTGGGCTCCCATCCGAGAAATCCCCGTTAAGCAAAAGATCAACCAGTGGTCATCTCTAAACGGATTGTCAGACAAAAAATGCATCGTCTACACCGGCACGATGGGCCTAAAGCAC is a genomic window containing:
- a CDS encoding sulfotransferase domain-containing protein, whose amino-acid sequence is MLCNSFPKSGTHLLIQALGALPETEFYGSFIASVPSIRFRLRSDQAHLNRIKSVAPGEVVPSHLYYSPPFADQIRKQRIAHFFIYRDLRDVVVSEAFYLHSMAWWHGLSRHFRACPNLESRLLLSINGMPDKLPNEYPGVGSRFRFYQPWIDDPNCMAIRFEDLVSDEKREETLRGIATFDQSIRGRAYDVNDFVSKATVAMNPGKSHTFRSGKRQEWKKHFTPAIEKAFDRVAGEVNSSLGYQ
- a CDS encoding lipopolysaccharide biosynthesis protein translates to MISQMAVFGLVEFETLLVGRYCTDVEVGTWGAIRRMISLVSAPLLLINAAVPTFIAELYSAGDLKQLQRLLRTTSTIATPPALIAFLLFLFFGDAVLSVFDPDFAVGATSLCLLGAANVVFVGAGSAGLTLRMTNRLGVTTVTTVLLAIAYVFTAPWVIQTYQLFGAACMAALMICARNVISMLIVRWQIKIWCTPTTDLRGMLELSKRILNRKKQAKT
- a CDS encoding glycosyltransferase family 4 protein, producing MKILMHDYGGYPFPVDLSRELAERGHEVQHTYCGSLKTTPGRGFKRTNEDAAGLTFSAVTLSEPLEKYSLIKRWRQERRYGQLIADQVDIYSPDVVVSANTPLDAQRPLQNACRQKKIPFVFWLQDILSLATQKLLSKRIPGIGHMIGEYYKSMEANLLKNSDWNILITSDFEPVLQRWGIQRQKTSVIENWAPIREIPVKQKINQWSSLNGLSDKKCIVYTGTMGLKHNPALMLKLALKLKESPDCRVVVISEGKGADWLRRKALELELDNLLVHPFTPFEDIPDVMATAEVLVAILEPDAGVYSVPSKVLAYLCAERPLLLSVPLDNLAARTVSRAKAGSVHAPDDEDAFVNSAIELLNNESKRRQLGCNARSYAQTKFNIKEITDQFLVGFRKLTNSSAH